CTTCGAACAAACTACTATCCTGTCCTCTCCGGCTTCGGACGGCACCATAAATTCATGTGACATGCTCCCGCCCATCATCCCGGGATCGGCCTCGACAGGTATATAAGGAAGCGCGCATCTCTCGAATATCCTGCAGTACGCTTCGTACATCTTCTTATAGCTCTCTTCCAAGCCCGGTACATCGCAATCGAAAGAATAGGCATCCTTCATTATAAATTCCGAGGTCCTCATCACGCCGAAACGGGGCCTGGGTTCATCCCTGAACTTTGTCTGGATCTGGTATAGTATAAGAGGAAGTTCCTTGTAGCTCCTTACATTGTTTGCCACGAGATCCGTCACTATCTCCTCATGGGTGGGCCCGAGAAGGCATTCTTTGCCGTGCCTGTCCTTAAATTTTATAAGCACATCCCCGAGAAGATCATAACGGCCGGTCCTCTTCCATATCTCAGGCGGATGTATCGCCGGCAGGAGCACTTCCTGACTGCCTTTAGCGTCCATCTCTTCCCTGATGATCTTTTTTACTTTCTCAAGCACGCGAAATCCGAGCGGCAGATATGAATAGACTCCCGATACCAGTTTTCGTATGAACCCGCCGCGTACCATAAGTTTATGGCTTACCACCTCCGCATCCTGCGGATCTTCCTTAAGTGTCGGGATCAAGCTTTTAGACCATCTCATATTTTCTTCAATTCCTTCAATAGTTCCGCCGCAAAATCACTCTCTTTGACGCGCCTGACTATCCTGCCGTTAATAAATAATACGCCCGAACCCTTGCCTGCCGCTATGCCTATATCCGCTTCCCCGGCTTCACCGGGGCCGTTCACTTCACAGCCCATTACCGCAATCTTGATCGGACGCCTGGCTGATAGCTGATAGCTGATAGCTGATAGCTTGCGTTCGACATCCGCCACTATTTTCAACAGATTGACCTGACATCGGCCGCATGTCGGACATGATATTATCTCAGGCCCGAAGTTTCTCAAATTTAAAGCGCTTAAAATTCTCTTCGCCGCGCTAACCTCTTCTACGGGATCGGCCGTTAAAGATACCCTGATAGTATCGCCTATACCGTCCAATAGAAGTGCCCCTATCCCGATCGATGATTTAATTATTCCGGCTTCATGCGGACCCGCCGCAGTAACACCAAGATGCAGAGGATAGTCGCAAGCCCCCGATATCTTTCTGTAAGATTCCACCGTCGAGATAACATCGGAAGCTTTAAGAGATACGATTATATCATGAAAATCCAGTTCTTCAAGGATTTTAATATACCTCTTCGCCGCACTGACGAGCGCATCGGGCGATCCGGCGCCGGCAGAGCCTGAATTCACGCCTACCCTTATGGGGATCCGCGCTCTCGAGGCGGCTCTAACTACCGCCGCTATCTCTTCTCTCTTTCTGATGTTGCCGGGATTGAGCCGAATCTTATCTGCGCCGGCCTTTATGCAGGCGAGCGCTAAGGTGTAATCGAAATGGATATCGCAGACAACAGGTATCTTTGCCTTATCCTTTATCGCCTTCACGGCAAACGCATCGTCAGAATCCTTGATAGCGACTCTCACAATTTCGCAGCCGGCGGCCTCTAACCGCTTGATCTGGGCAACCGTTGCCTTCACATTCGCTGTCCTGGGCGTCGTCATCGACTGGATCGAGATAGGCGCATCCTCGCCTATCCTCACCCCGCCGACCTTAACCTGTCTCGTTCGTCTGCGCTTTATCATGATACATTATCCATGAATTTTTATTATCCTGTCTAGGCCTTACAGGTCGCTGTCCCAATCTCACTCTCTACTCACCCCTCGCCAGAATATTTTTGGATTACTCAGCACACCCTTGCGTAGGGGTGTTGAGCGGGGCGTCGAAAGTCGCGAGCGGGCATGGATTTTTGGCCCGGGTATTCCTATCATGCCAAAAAGAGCGAGCGATCTTTCCGAGCGAAATTTCCTCGCAGGGGAAATTTCGCGTCCCCGCGAGGCACCCCTACGCAAGGGTGTGTTAGCGGTGAAAAATTTTCGCTACCTTATCGAAGACTCCAAACTTCATAATATCGTTATAGAATATGAATATCGTCAGCATGATTAGGAGGGTTACGCCGACATTGGCTATAGCCTCCTGCGCCTTAAGCGATAACGGCTTGCCGCGGAGTTTTTCGATCCCGAGAAACAGTATATGGCCGCCATCCAGTATAGGAAGCGGCAGAATATTGAATATGGCAAGCGACGCGCTCAATACGCCCATCAGATGCAGTATGTAGATGAGCCCCATCTTCGCGGCCTGTCCGGTCACGACGAATATCCCTATAGGCCCTGTGAGCGATTCTTTTACGGAAAGCCTTCCTGTCAGGATCGACCAGAGGGCCTTATATGTAACGGCGGTCAGCTGCAGCAGTTTTCTCCCGCCCATATAGAGCGACCGGGTGAAGCCGTACTTTACGCTCTCGATCGTCTGTGACGGCGTCACGCCGATCAGCGCAATGCTGACTTCAGCGCCGAAGATATCCTTGGCCTTACGCACGATAGGCGTTATCTCCTTGTCGAACGTCTTGCCTCCCCTGACTATCGTAAGCTTAATAGCGCTTTCGTCATGTTTATGTATAGCCTCGGTCATATCCTCCCAGTATTTCACTGCTTTTCCGTCGACCGCCTTAACTACGTCTCCGACGGCCAGGCCCTGCTTGGAGGCCGGATAATCCTTCATGAGCCCGCCGACCTCTGTAGTCATCGTGGGGCTCCCGAACATGAATATCACCGAGAATATTAAGAACGCCAGGAAATAGTTTAATAGCGGACCCGCGAATATTATCTTAAACCGGTCTCCTATACTTCGCGACAGGAACTCCCACTTCTCGCCGGCGAGCTTCTCCCACGGCTCGTCGCCGGCCATCTTGACATAACCGCCGAGAGGTATAGCCGATATCATATATTCGGTATCGCCTCTCTTTACGGAAAATAGCTTAGAGCCG
The genomic region above belongs to Candidatus Omnitrophota bacterium and contains:
- the ispG gene encoding flavodoxin-dependent (E)-4-hydroxy-3-methylbut-2-enyl-diphosphate synthase; protein product: MIKRRRTRQVKVGGVRIGEDAPISIQSMTTPRTANVKATVAQIKRLEAAGCEIVRVAIKDSDDAFAVKAIKDKAKIPVVCDIHFDYTLALACIKAGADKIRLNPGNIRKREEIAAVVRAASRARIPIRVGVNSGSAGAGSPDALVSAAKRYIKILEELDFHDIIVSLKASDVISTVESYRKISGACDYPLHLGVTAAGPHEAGIIKSSIGIGALLLDGIGDTIRVSLTADPVEEVSAAKRILSALNLRNFGPEIISCPTCGRCQVNLLKIVADVERKLSAISYQLSARRPIKIAVMGCEVNGPGEAGEADIGIAAGKGSGVLFINGRIVRRVKESDFAAELLKELKKI
- the rseP gene encoding RIP metalloprotease RseP yields the protein MLSLVSFLIVLSILVLVHEAGHFITAKCLGVRVQKFSFGFGSKLFSVKRGDTEYMISAIPLGGYVKMAGDEPWEKLAGEKWEFLSRSIGDRFKIIFAGPLLNYFLAFLIFSVIFMFGSPTMTTEVGGLMKDYPASKQGLAVGDVVKAVDGKAVKYWEDMTEAIHKHDESAIKLTIVRGGKTFDKEITPIVRKAKDIFGAEVSIALIGVTPSQTIESVKYGFTRSLYMGGRKLLQLTAVTYKALWSILTGRLSVKESLTGPIGIFVVTGQAAKMGLIYILHLMGVLSASLAIFNILPLPILDGGHILFLGIEKLRGKPLSLKAQEAIANVGVTLLIMLTIFIFYNDIMKFGVFDKVAKIFHR